A stretch of Leisingera sp. S132 DNA encodes these proteins:
- a CDS encoding amino acid ABC transporter permease: protein MEPTLKFFSGFAPNDLWFMGEAALRTLWISVLSISLGTVLGTLFGWMLYEGRRTATLTLAPVLDVFRSVPLIIQLVLFYNFAPIVGLNLDPFASGTVILTVYTAALVANVARGGIEAVGAPMRRAARSLGMSYWQDLRHVVLPIGGRAVFPSWVGVALGVMKDSALVSVLGYVELLKASQILITRTQEPFLILTLAGAFYFALSYPVSRYATHLENRWAQ, encoded by the coding sequence ATGGAACCGACACTCAAGTTTTTCAGCGGCTTTGCCCCCAATGACCTCTGGTTCATGGGCGAGGCGGCGCTGCGCACGCTGTGGATTTCCGTCCTGTCGATCTCGCTTGGAACGGTGCTGGGCACCCTGTTCGGCTGGATGCTGTACGAGGGCCGCCGTACTGCGACCCTGACGCTGGCGCCGGTGCTGGACGTGTTCCGCTCCGTGCCGCTGATCATCCAGCTGGTGCTGTTTTACAATTTCGCCCCAATCGTCGGGCTGAACCTTGATCCCTTTGCCTCCGGCACTGTGATTCTGACCGTCTATACCGCGGCGCTGGTGGCCAATGTGGCCCGCGGCGGGATTGAGGCGGTGGGCGCCCCGATGCGCCGCGCCGCGCGCAGCCTTGGCATGAGCTATTGGCAGGACCTGCGCCATGTGGTGCTGCCGATTGGCGGGCGGGCGGTGTTCCCCTCCTGGGTCGGCGTTGCGCTGGGGGTGATGAAGGACAGCGCGCTGGTCTCGGTGCTTGGCTATGTCGAGCTCTTGAAGGCCAGCCAGATCCTGATCACCCGCACCCAGGAGCCGTTCCTGATCCTGACCTTGGCCGGCGCCTTCTATTTCGCGCTGTCCTATCCGGTCTCCCGCTACGCCACACATCTTGAAAACAGGTGGGCCCAATGA
- a CDS encoding amino acid ABC transporter permease, translating to MFDYNFHWRPVMKSLPDLLEAASLTLQVAVLAMVLGIVIGLCLALARLHLKGPVYWFATAWVELARNTPALFQLFFFGFGLGAFGLHLSPYLIVLAGLTFNCAGYLAENFRGGFKAVPETQIRASRSLGMTPWQAYSRVVIPQVFRIVYHPITNQMVWAVLMSSLGMLVGFRELSGETQFFASRTFRIFEYFAVTAVIYYAIVKVILLSSRLMAARLFRY from the coding sequence ATGTTCGACTATAATTTTCACTGGCGGCCGGTGATGAAAAGCCTGCCGGATCTGCTGGAGGCGGCCTCCCTGACGCTGCAGGTGGCAGTGCTGGCGATGGTGCTAGGCATCGTGATCGGCCTCTGCCTGGCGCTGGCGCGGCTGCACCTCAAGGGTCCGGTCTACTGGTTCGCCACCGCCTGGGTGGAGCTGGCCCGCAACACGCCGGCGCTGTTCCAGCTGTTCTTCTTCGGCTTCGGCCTCGGCGCCTTCGGGCTGCACCTCTCACCTTATCTGATCGTGCTGGCGGGGCTGACCTTCAACTGCGCGGGCTATCTGGCGGAGAACTTCCGCGGCGGCTTCAAGGCGGTGCCGGAGACCCAGATCCGCGCCTCCCGCAGCCTTGGGATGACGCCGTGGCAGGCCTACAGCCGCGTGGTGATCCCGCAGGTGTTCCGCATCGTCTATCACCCGATCACCAACCAGATGGTCTGGGCGGTGCTGATGTCCTCGCTGGGAATGCTGGTGGGTTTCCGCGAGCTGTCTGGCGAAACGCAGTTCTTTGCCTCCCGCACCTTCCGCATCTTTGAATATTTCGCGGTCACGGCGGTGATCTACTACGCCATCGTCAAGGTGATCCTGCTCAGCTCGCGGCTGATGGCCGCCCGGCTGTTCCGGTACTGA
- a CDS encoding dihydrodipicolinate synthase family protein, producing the protein MSTNVFTGTMPALMTPCNPDRTPNFDALVKKGEEMIAAGMSAVVYCGSMGDWPLLTDEQRMEGVARLAAAGLPVVVGTGAINTKSAVDHARHAQEVGAAGLMVIPRVLSRGTSVAAQKNHFKAILDAAPDVPAIIYNSPYYGFATRADLFFALRAEHKNLIGFKEFGGKDDLRYAAEHITCQDDQVTLMVGVDTEVYHGFVNCGATGSITGIGCALPREALLLARLSKLAAEGSAEARVRAQELTDAIHVLSTFDEGPDLILYYKHLLVLNGEDDYRLHFNETDELSDAQRNYCEQQYKLFRTWFADWSAQGGIIAECM; encoded by the coding sequence ATGTCTACAAACGTCTTCACCGGCACCATGCCGGCCCTGATGACCCCCTGCAACCCGGACCGCACGCCGAACTTCGACGCGCTGGTCAAAAAGGGCGAGGAGATGATCGCGGCGGGCATGTCGGCGGTGGTCTACTGCGGCTCGATGGGCGACTGGCCGCTGCTGACCGACGAACAGCGGATGGAGGGCGTCGCCCGGTTGGCCGCCGCCGGGCTGCCGGTTGTCGTCGGCACCGGTGCGATCAACACCAAATCCGCCGTCGATCACGCCCGCCACGCGCAGGAGGTCGGCGCGGCCGGCCTGATGGTGATCCCGCGCGTGCTGTCCCGCGGCACCTCTGTTGCGGCGCAAAAGAACCACTTCAAGGCCATTCTGGACGCCGCACCGGACGTCCCGGCAATCATCTACAACAGCCCCTATTACGGTTTTGCCACCCGCGCCGACCTGTTCTTTGCCCTGCGGGCCGAGCACAAGAACCTGATCGGCTTCAAGGAGTTCGGCGGCAAGGACGACCTGCGCTATGCGGCTGAACACATCACTTGCCAGGACGACCAGGTGACGCTGATGGTGGGTGTCGACACTGAGGTCTACCACGGGTTTGTCAACTGCGGCGCCACCGGCTCCATCACCGGCATCGGCTGCGCCCTGCCGCGGGAAGCGCTGCTGCTGGCGCGCCTGTCGAAACTGGCCGCCGAGGGCAGCGCCGAGGCCCGCGTCCGCGCGCAGGAGCTGACCGACGCCATCCACGTGCTGTCCACCTTCGACGAAGGCCCGGACCTGATCCTCTACTACAAGCATCTGCTGGTTCTGAACGGCGAGGACGACTACCGCCTGCACTTCAACGAGACTGACGAACTGTCGGACGCCCAGCGCAACTATTGCGAACAGCAGTACAAGCTGTTCCGCACCTGGTTCGCAGACTGGTCGGCGCAGGGCGGGATCATCGCCGAATGCATGTAG
- a CDS encoding transporter substrate-binding domain-containing protein produces the protein MFKSLAAAAALALVPLAPALADTLDDVVDRGTLRCGVVLDFPPIGYRDANNEPAGFDVDYCNDLAAALEVDAEILPVTWAERLPAIVTGRADVVFGATSDSLARARTVGFTIPYAIYFAQGVVNTESGIKSFEDIKGKRVAGAIGTVPEQEWLKIAAEWGEEGNYQGYQSENEVFLAVAQGKADIGLTTNTAVLPVTQQYETLAAGPRMPWTTDYTSVVGKREDVTWINFLNLFVTHQVRSGRYAELWSKYVGGDAPELRIPGVLY, from the coding sequence ATGTTCAAATCGCTGGCCGCGGCTGCGGCGCTTGCCCTTGTGCCCTTGGCACCTGCCCTTGCCGATACGCTGGATGATGTGGTGGACCGCGGCACCCTGCGCTGCGGCGTGGTGCTGGATTTCCCACCGATCGGCTACCGCGATGCCAACAACGAACCGGCAGGCTTTGACGTTGATTACTGCAACGATCTGGCAGCGGCGCTGGAGGTTGATGCCGAAATTCTGCCGGTCACCTGGGCCGAACGCCTGCCCGCCATCGTGACGGGCCGCGCAGACGTGGTGTTCGGCGCCACCTCCGACAGCCTGGCGCGGGCGCGCACCGTCGGCTTCACCATTCCCTATGCGATCTATTTCGCCCAGGGCGTCGTGAACACCGAAAGCGGCATCAAGAGCTTTGAGGACATCAAGGGCAAGCGGGTGGCCGGCGCCATCGGCACCGTGCCGGAGCAGGAATGGCTGAAGATCGCCGCCGAATGGGGCGAAGAGGGCAACTACCAGGGCTACCAGTCCGAGAACGAGGTGTTCCTGGCGGTGGCGCAGGGCAAGGCAGACATTGGCCTGACCACCAATACCGCAGTACTGCCGGTGACCCAGCAGTATGAGACCCTGGCAGCCGGCCCGCGGATGCCCTGGACCACCGACTACACTTCGGTCGTTGGCAAGCGCGAAGATGTCACCTGGATCAACTTCCTGAACCTGTTTGTGACCCATCAGGTGCGCTCGGGCCGCTATGCGGAACTGTGGAGCAAATACGTCGGCGGCGACGCGCCTGAGCTGCGCATCCCCGGCGTGCTGTACTGA
- a CDS encoding proline racemase family protein — translation MHVVDSHTGGEPTRVILEGGPDLGTGPLAERARRLAEEHMGFCHAVMREPRGQPAMVGALLVHPTDPSCAAGVIYFDADAVLGMCGHGTIGLAVTLAHLGLITPGSHRIETPVGVVTVLLEDANTVTVTNIESRRVTAAAKVILPDGSTVTGDVAYGGNWFFIIEPSPLPLRRENIRALTDHAIAIRTAANAQGVGGENGETIDHVIFQGPSPRDGIHSRNFVLCPDDTYDRSPCGTGSSARLACLAAAGRLQPGEEIIQESIIGSPYRLSYQPGTDGGVIPTLSGQAFVMGEGKLFFSPDDPFRGGISSSGEAAA, via the coding sequence ATGCATGTAGTCGACAGCCATACCGGAGGAGAACCCACCCGGGTAATCCTGGAGGGCGGTCCCGATCTGGGCACCGGCCCGCTGGCAGAACGCGCGCGGCGGCTGGCGGAGGAGCATATGGGCTTCTGCCACGCCGTGATGCGCGAGCCGCGCGGCCAGCCCGCCATGGTCGGCGCGCTTCTGGTGCATCCGACCGATCCCAGCTGCGCCGCCGGAGTCATTTACTTTGACGCCGATGCGGTGCTGGGCATGTGCGGCCATGGCACCATCGGGCTGGCAGTGACCCTGGCTCATCTGGGCCTGATCACCCCCGGCAGCCACCGCATCGAAACCCCCGTGGGCGTGGTGACGGTGCTGCTGGAGGATGCCAACACTGTCACCGTCACCAACATCGAAAGCCGCCGCGTCACCGCCGCGGCCAAGGTCATCCTGCCCGACGGCAGCACAGTGACCGGCGATGTCGCCTATGGCGGCAACTGGTTCTTCATCATTGAGCCCAGCCCGCTGCCCCTTCGCCGGGAAAACATCCGCGCCCTGACCGATCACGCCATCGCCATCCGCACTGCCGCCAATGCCCAGGGCGTGGGCGGCGAAAACGGCGAGACAATCGACCATGTGATCTTCCAAGGCCCCTCCCCCCGCGACGGCATCCACAGCCGCAACTTCGTGCTGTGCCCGGACGACACATATGACCGCTCCCCCTGCGGCACCGGCAGTTCCGCCCGGCTGGCCTGCCTGGCGGCAGCGGGACGGCTGCAGCCGGGAGAGGAGATCATCCAGGAAAGCATCATCGGCTCCCCCTACCGCCTGTCCTATCAGCCGGGCACGGATGGCGGGGTGATCCCCACCCTCAGCGGCCAGGCCTTTGTGATGGGCGAGGGCAAGCTGTTCTTCAGCCCCGATGATCCCTTCCGCGGCGGCATCTCCAGCAGCGGGGAAGCCGCCGCCTGA
- a CDS encoding amino acid ABC transporter ATP-binding protein has product MISIRDLHKFFGALHVLKGIDLDVQKGEVLSVIGASGSGKSTLLYCINGLEAIQDGAVTVDGTDVHAKGTDINKLRQKLGMVFQQWNSFPHLTALENVALAPRIVKGESKAEARDIAARQLQHVGLGEKLNVYPGALSGGQQQRLAIARALAMEPEYMLFDEATSALDPELVGEVLDTMRLLADEGMTMICVTHEMGFARDVSDRVAFFHQGVMEEIGPPAQIFGDAQSEHTRKFLANVR; this is encoded by the coding sequence ATGATTTCCATCCGCGACCTTCACAAGTTTTTCGGCGCTCTGCACGTTCTGAAAGGCATCGACCTGGATGTGCAGAAGGGCGAGGTGCTCTCTGTCATCGGCGCCTCCGGCTCCGGCAAATCAACGCTGCTTTATTGCATCAACGGTCTGGAAGCGATCCAGGACGGGGCAGTCACCGTCGATGGCACCGATGTGCACGCCAAGGGCACCGACATCAACAAGCTGCGCCAGAAGCTGGGCATGGTGTTCCAGCAGTGGAATTCCTTTCCGCATCTGACCGCGCTGGAAAACGTGGCCCTGGCACCCCGCATCGTCAAAGGCGAATCCAAGGCCGAGGCCCGCGACATTGCCGCCAGACAGTTGCAGCATGTGGGGCTGGGCGAGAAGCTGAACGTCTACCCCGGCGCCCTCTCCGGCGGCCAGCAGCAACGGCTCGCCATTGCCCGCGCGCTGGCGATGGAGCCGGAATACATGCTGTTTGACGAGGCGACCTCTGCCCTTGACCCCGAACTGGTGGGTGAGGTGCTGGATACCATGCGCCTGCTTGCAGATGAGGGCATGACGATGATCTGCGTCACCCACGAGATGGGCTTTGCCCGTGATGTCTCCGACCGGGTGGCCTTCTTCCATCAGGGCGTGATGGAGGAGATCGGACCGCCCGCCCAGATCTTCGGCGATGCCCAGTCCGAACACACCCGCAAATTCCTCGCCAACGTGCGCTGA
- a CDS encoding methyl-accepting chemotaxis protein has product MPVFFYRLPVRIYALAAMAVCLFALLTVFLLVRANNDEYVSRERELHQITDMAFSQLDALQRQVADGQLEEAAAREMGRTVLETLRFGTAGDFHAFDFDLVITANAFLPEWVGTRQPGLTDENGVRIYQEMLKIAEADGQGSLIYHFANASTGVIEAKMGYIRVYEPWGWIIGTGAYVSDIEAKVQENILTTGTGLLVTLAVLMAGATLITRSVTGPVGALRGRMQSMADGDTASAIPATASKSEIGEMARTLDVFRQALIRQQELEDAEHALNEKRSKVVAALSSKLSALSQGDLTAQITETFPQDYEQLRQDFNTTAQNLSATVEQVIAAAASIRNGASEISQASDDLSHRTESQAATLEQTAAALDELTASVKSAAEGARSVEATMEDAKQEARNSGEVVQSAVSAMTEIEESSNKISQIISVIDDIAFQTNLLALNAGVEAARAGEAGRGFAVVASEVRALAQRSSDAAMEIKTLISDSSGQVARGVDLVGKAGDALQSIVSQVTHISQLVSGIAEGAAEQSTGLNEINTGVTQLDQVTQQNAAMVEEATAAGHLLKTDAGKLAELVAHFKTKGGSAAAAPAAPAKPAAAPAPAPTAHGSDDWDMQPAPRPAAVADSGNAARDLWQDF; this is encoded by the coding sequence ATGCCAGTCTTCTTCTACCGTTTGCCGGTGCGGATCTACGCACTGGCCGCAATGGCGGTTTGCCTGTTTGCCCTGCTGACCGTCTTCCTGCTGGTTCGCGCAAACAACGATGAATACGTCAGCCGTGAACGTGAGCTGCATCAAATCACGGACATGGCCTTCAGCCAGCTGGATGCACTGCAGCGCCAAGTCGCGGACGGCCAGCTGGAGGAAGCAGCGGCCCGCGAGATGGGCCGCACGGTTCTGGAGACCTTGAGGTTCGGCACCGCCGGCGACTTTCATGCCTTTGATTTCGATCTGGTCATCACCGCAAATGCCTTTCTGCCGGAATGGGTCGGCACGCGCCAGCCCGGCCTGACGGATGAAAACGGGGTCAGGATCTATCAGGAGATGCTCAAGATCGCCGAGGCGGATGGCCAGGGCTCTCTGATTTACCACTTTGCCAACGCAAGCACTGGCGTGATCGAGGCCAAGATGGGCTATATCCGGGTCTATGAACCCTGGGGCTGGATCATCGGCACCGGCGCCTATGTGTCGGATATCGAGGCCAAGGTGCAGGAAAACATCCTCACAACCGGGACAGGTCTGCTTGTGACCCTGGCGGTTCTGATGGCGGGCGCCACCCTGATCACCCGCAGTGTCACCGGGCCGGTTGGCGCCTTGCGCGGGCGTATGCAGTCGATGGCGGACGGCGATACCGCAAGCGCCATTCCGGCCACCGCAAGCAAAAGCGAAATCGGCGAGATGGCACGCACCCTGGATGTGTTCCGCCAGGCGCTGATCCGCCAGCAGGAGCTGGAAGACGCGGAGCATGCGCTGAACGAGAAGCGCAGCAAGGTGGTGGCGGCGCTCAGCAGCAAGCTGTCGGCGCTGTCGCAGGGCGACCTGACCGCGCAGATCACCGAGACCTTCCCGCAGGATTACGAGCAGCTGCGCCAGGACTTCAACACCACGGCGCAAAATCTCAGCGCCACGGTGGAGCAGGTGATTGCTGCCGCCGCCAGCATCCGCAATGGCGCCTCCGAGATCAGCCAGGCTTCCGACGACCTGTCGCACCGCACGGAAAGCCAGGCGGCGACGCTGGAACAGACCGCGGCGGCGCTGGATGAGCTGACGGCCTCGGTGAAATCCGCCGCTGAAGGCGCCCGCAGCGTCGAGGCGACGATGGAAGACGCCAAGCAAGAGGCCCGCAACAGCGGCGAGGTGGTGCAGAGCGCGGTCTCGGCGATGACCGAGATCGAGGAAAGCTCCAACAAGATCAGCCAGATCATCTCGGTGATCGACGACATCGCCTTCCAGACCAACCTGCTGGCGCTCAACGCCGGCGTCGAGGCGGCGCGGGCCGGCGAGGCAGGCCGCGGCTTTGCGGTGGTTGCGAGCGAGGTGCGGGCGCTGGCGCAGCGGTCGTCGGACGCGGCGATGGAGATCAAGACGCTGATTTCCGACAGCTCCGGCCAGGTGGCCCGCGGGGTGGATCTGGTGGGCAAGGCGGGCGACGCGCTGCAAAGCATCGTCAGCCAGGTCACCCATATCTCGCAGCTGGTCTCCGGCATTGCCGAGGGCGCGGCGGAGCAGTCCACCGGCCTGAATGAAATCAACACCGGCGTCACCCAGCTGGATCAGGTCACGCAGCAGAATGCGGCGATGGTCGAGGAAGCGACGGCCGCGGGCCATTTGCTGAAGACCGACGCGGGCAAGCTGGCTGAACTGGTGGCCCACTTCAAGACCAAAGGCGGCAGCGCAGCGGCGGCCCCGGCGGCCCCGGCGAAGCCCGCTGCCGCTCCGGCCCCGGCGCCAACCGCGCATGGCAGCGATGACTGGGACATGCAGCCCGCACCGCGGCCTGCCGCGGTGGCGGACAGCGGCAATGCCGCCCGGGATCTGTGGCAGGATTTCTAA
- a CDS encoding YdhR family protein produces MTNKPRTADFRERSRLSRRQLLAASAGALLLPSLPKAQETAMTPKAFVYTEVAISVPFGQAPWQEINEAIRQQPGFLNKTWLSGHGNNSLGGFYSFDSIENARKFVTGYFPSEPRAFGVAHNTRVFDAEATEAASRDMGAVHYGGAGTAPGAFVYTELQLSVPFEDAPWQARNKALKMLPGLQNKVWLSGLQTRTLGGLDAFETLDHALDFAVNMFPETAAELGCAFYTRVFDAAVTEAASRDMNSPYYIPAA; encoded by the coding sequence ATGACAAACAAGCCAAGGACCGCGGATTTCCGCGAACGATCGCGGCTGTCCCGCCGCCAGCTGCTGGCCGCGTCTGCGGGCGCGCTGCTGCTGCCCTCCCTTCCCAAAGCACAGGAAACCGCCATGACCCCCAAAGCCTTTGTTTACACCGAAGTTGCCATTTCCGTTCCGTTCGGGCAGGCGCCCTGGCAGGAGATCAACGAGGCGATCCGGCAGCAGCCCGGGTTCTTGAACAAGACCTGGCTGTCAGGCCACGGCAACAATTCGCTGGGCGGTTTCTATAGCTTTGACAGCATTGAAAACGCGCGGAAATTCGTGACCGGCTATTTCCCGTCGGAGCCGCGGGCCTTTGGCGTGGCGCATAACACGCGGGTGTTTGATGCCGAAGCCACCGAGGCCGCCAGCCGGGACATGGGCGCGGTGCACTACGGCGGAGCAGGCACAGCACCCGGCGCCTTTGTTTATACTGAACTGCAATTGTCGGTGCCCTTTGAGGACGCGCCCTGGCAGGCCCGCAATAAGGCGCTGAAGATGCTTCCAGGGCTGCAGAACAAGGTCTGGCTGAGCGGGCTGCAGACCCGGACGCTGGGCGGGTTGGATGCCTTTGAGACGCTGGACCACGCGCTGGATTTTGCAGTGAACATGTTCCCGGAAACCGCGGCAGAACTGGGCTGCGCCTTCTATACGCGGGTGTTTGATGCTGCGGTCACCGAGGCCGCCAGCCGGGACATGAACTCGCCCTATTACATCCCGGCAGCCTAG
- a CDS encoding methyl-accepting chemotaxis protein, whose amino-acid sequence MSRIPAFLYRLPVRIYALSALALSLMALLTFLLLSQSVKNAYEMRYTELHNVTDTAVSLLRDLEEGVQSGRFTVEEARDIGRERLTALRFGESGYVFVFDHDLVVQAHPVVPDWVGTNQGAYEDVTGIKVFQELEKIAASKGAGELTYYFKKPDSEVMEAKIGYVQAYKPWGWIIGTGAYVSDIEADVALMRNEALIVLGISLVALMVAAYFITRSVTGPLTGLKNRMQTMADGDTSSEIPSAEARSELGEIARSVDVFRQALIRQQELEDAEHALNEKRSKVVAALSSKLSALSQGDLTAQITETFPQDYEQLRQDFNTTAQNLSATVEQVIAAASSIRNGASEISQASDDLSHRTESQAATLEQTAAALDELTASVKSAAEGARSVEATMEDAKQEARNSGEVVQSAVSAMTEIEESSNKISQIISVIDDIAFQTNLLALNAGVEAARAGEAGRGFAVVASEVRALAQRSSDAAMEIKTLISDSSGQVARGVDLVGKAGDALQSIVSQVTHISQLVSGIAEGAAEQSTGLNEINTGVTQLDQVTQQNAAMVEEATAAGHLLKTDAGKLAELVAHFKTKGGSAAAAPAAPAKPAAAPAPAPTAHGSDDWDMQPAPRPAAVADSGNAARDLWQDF is encoded by the coding sequence ATGTCTAGAATACCCGCTTTTCTCTACCGCTTGCCTGTCCGTATCTACGCACTTTCGGCGCTTGCGCTGTCGCTGATGGCGCTGCTGACCTTTCTGCTGCTCTCGCAGTCCGTAAAAAATGCATATGAGATGCGCTATACGGAGCTGCACAATGTCACCGACACGGCCGTCAGCCTGCTGCGCGACCTGGAGGAAGGGGTTCAGTCCGGCCGCTTCACGGTGGAGGAGGCGCGTGACATCGGCCGCGAGCGGCTGACGGCGCTGCGGTTTGGCGAATCGGGGTATGTCTTTGTCTTCGACCACGACCTGGTGGTTCAGGCGCACCCGGTTGTGCCGGACTGGGTTGGCACCAACCAGGGCGCTTATGAGGATGTGACCGGCATCAAGGTGTTCCAGGAGCTGGAGAAGATCGCTGCCTCCAAGGGGGCAGGGGAACTGACCTATTATTTCAAGAAACCTGATTCTGAGGTGATGGAAGCCAAGATCGGCTATGTGCAGGCTTATAAGCCCTGGGGCTGGATCATCGGCACCGGCGCCTATGTGTCAGATATCGAGGCTGATGTTGCGCTGATGCGCAACGAGGCGCTGATTGTGCTCGGCATCAGCCTGGTGGCGCTGATGGTTGCCGCCTATTTCATCACCCGCAGCGTGACCGGCCCGTTGACCGGTCTGAAGAACCGGATGCAGACGATGGCCGATGGCGACACCAGCAGCGAAATCCCCTCGGCAGAGGCGCGCAGCGAACTGGGGGAAATCGCCCGGAGCGTGGATGTGTTCCGCCAGGCGCTGATCCGCCAGCAGGAGCTGGAAGACGCGGAGCATGCGCTGAACGAGAAGCGCAGCAAGGTGGTGGCGGCGCTCAGCAGCAAGCTGTCGGCGCTGTCGCAGGGCGACCTGACGGCGCAGATCACCGAGACCTTCCCGCAGGATTACGAGCAGCTGCGCCAGGACTTCAACACCACGGCGCAAAATCTCAGCGCCACGGTGGAGCAGGTGATTGCTGCCGCCAGCAGCATCCGCAATGGCGCCTCCGAGATCAGCCAGGCTTCCGACGACCTGTCGCACCGCACCGAAAGCCAGGCGGCGACGCTGGAGCAGACCGCCGCGGCGCTGGATGAGCTGACGGCCTCGGTGAAATCCGCCGCCGAAGGCGCCCGCAGCGTCGAGGCGACGATGGAAGACGCCAAGCAGGAGGCCCGCAACAGCGGCGAGGTGGTGCAGAGCGCGGTCTCGGCGATGACCGAGATCGAGGAAAGCTCCAACAAGATCAGCCAGATCATCTCGGTGATCGACGACATCGCCTTCCAGACCAACCTCTTGGCGCTCAACGCCGGCGTCGAGGCGGCGCGGGCCGGCGAGGCAGGCCGCGGCTTTGCGGTGGTTGCGAGCGAGGTGCGGGCGCTGGCGCAGCGGTCGTCGGACGCGGCGATGGAGATCAAGACGCTGATTTCCGACAGCTCCGGCCAGGTGGCCCGCGGGGTGGATCTGGTGGGCAAGGCGGGCGACGCGCTGCAAAGCATCGTCAGCCAGGTCACCCATATCTCGCAGCTGGTCTCCGGCATTGCCGAGGGCGCGGCGGAGCAGTCCACCGGCCTGAATGAAATCAACACCGGCGTCACCCAGCTGGATCAGGTCACGCAGCAGAATGCGGCGATGGTCGAGGAAGCGACGGCCGCGGGCCATTTGCTGAAGACCGACGCGGGCAAGCTGGCTGAACTGGTGGCCCACTTCAAGACCAAAGGCGGCAGCGCAGCGGCGGCCCCGGCGGCCCCGGCGAAGCCCGCTGCCGCTCCGGCCCCGGCGCCAACCGCGCATGGCAGCGATGACTGGGACATGCAGCCCGCACCGCGGCCTGCCGCGGTGGCGGACAGCGGCA
- a CDS encoding helix-turn-helix domain-containing protein translates to MTQSRSKYDSGCPVAYALDIFGDRWSLLVIRDMAVKGARTYGELLAGWEGISTNILAQRLKQLEQAGIVTKKKDPDSGRSFVYELTQKGRDLAPVLIEIALWSGRHNPDPDAMTGFLDKISADRTGTEARMRAGERP, encoded by the coding sequence ATGACCCAATCGCGCAGCAAATATGACTCCGGCTGTCCCGTCGCCTATGCGCTGGACATTTTCGGTGACCGGTGGAGCCTCCTGGTGATCCGCGACATGGCGGTGAAAGGCGCCCGGACCTATGGCGAATTGCTGGCGGGCTGGGAGGGGATCTCAACCAACATCCTGGCGCAGCGGCTGAAGCAGCTGGAGCAGGCAGGCATTGTCACCAAGAAGAAAGACCCGGACAGCGGCCGCAGCTTTGTTTATGAGCTGACACAAAAGGGCCGCGATCTGGCGCCGGTGCTGATCGAAATCGCCCTGTGGAGCGGCCGACACAACCCTGACCCGGATGCGATGACAGGATTCCTCGACAAAATCTCGGCTGACCGGACCGGAACCGAGGCCAGAATGCGCGCAGGCGAGCGCCCCTAA